CATCCATGTTTTTATGAATTAGTCCGCCTACTTCACTAAACACTCTATGAGCAAGCCTTTTAAAACTCAAGACTTCTACATTTAAAAGTCCCGTAGCACCTACTTTTTGTATTAAATTCTTTTCTGCTTGAAAAGAAAATTGTTCTGGCACTAATAATATGATTTTATTATTAACTCCTTTAGATAAGGAATTTTTTATACTTTCTGTGCAAAAGTAGCTCTTTCCACTGCCGCTTCTACCGTAAATAAATCTTAAACTCATATTTTCACCATCCATATTTTATATATTCTACATTACCCTTGCTATTTTACTTAAGAATATTATATCAAATCTCTGCTACTCAAAACATGGTCCAATGTATCCATATTGAGATTCTTACTGCTTCAACGTACTCTGCCTTGCCTAAGCTACTACAGTTTATATAGCACTCCACAGTCGTTAATTCCCCAAATAGCCTTGGGTACACATATAAGTGCTTGTTCTTCATCTTCCTTTATCTTTTTCTTATATTTTCTTTGTATTACTCATAAGTATAATATCTCCTATTTGTTGGTATTATAAATGCTTTTAATATTCCTTCGTTATCCCATCTTTGTAATGTTCTAACTGATACATTAATTAATTCTGCAAATTCATTTGGTTTATAGTTATTATTCTTCAAATGTACTCACTTCCTTTTCATAAGTGCATTTTACTATATTTAATTACTTTTATCTATATTTTAAATAACTAAAGATATCTCCTACATAAAATCATATCATTACATAGTATTAAATTTCTTTCCTAGTAAAAAAGAAGTCTACTATGGTAATATTTTACCACAGGAGACTTCTTTTATTTCAAAATTTATTAATAATTCAACTTTCCCAGTTATAAAATAAAAATATAAAATTTGAAATTTACAGGTAAGTAATAGGTAAGAGGTAAGAGCTAAGAAGTAAGAGTTAAGGATAAAACTCAAGGAGTTTTTTATAATTAATTTGTAATTAATTTGTAATTAATAGGTAAGAAGTAATAGTTGTGGTGGAAATTCAGCTTTGCTGAATTTTTTAAAGAAACTCTTACCTTTTACCTATTACTTCTTACTTTTTCACTCTTACTTCTTACTTTTTACCTCTTACCTACTCTACAAATTCCCATTTTACATTCTAAATTTTAAACCCTTATTAATCTAATGTAGAGCTTGAACTTTATGTGCGAAAGTTGAATTAATAAGAAAATTTCACTCTATATAATTGTAACTACTTTTTATCAATCCTTAATCCCCAATGTCTAGACTAGCCACTAAATAATAACTTTCTAAACAATAATTAATTATTAGTACTTAAATTTTAGTGTTAGAGCTTTACGGTATAGAAACACTTCCATTGTACATATCTAACCCCACACCTATTAGTCCTCCAATTAATATAAATGTAAAAATAATTATCATTATGACTCTGTCATACTCCCTCATTTTTATATCTAATATAATAGCTCTTAAAAGTGCTATTAAAATAACTCCAACAAATATAGCCATATAACACAATATTCCAAATCTATCAATGTACCATTTTATCATATATTTAAATACTATAAATCTAGGAGCTAAACAATCCCAAGTATACATATTTTATTCCCCACTTTTATTATTCTTCTATTAACCCCTTTTCCTTTTGTTTCATTAAGCTAAATAATATTGCTCCTATTATTGATGGAACTATCCACGCAAATCCTTGCTCCGATAGGGGAATTATATTCATAAATTTCCCTATAAAAGATGTATTAAATCCCAACGCAGACATTGCATCAAATAAACTTACAAATAGGGCTCCATAAACAGCTCCTATATATGCCCCTTTATTTTGTATTAAGTTATCAAACATATTCATGACTATTAAAACTATAGTTATTGGATAAACCGCCACAAGCACAGGCATAGATAATCTAACTATTTTTTCTACTCCAACATTAGCTAAAATAGCACTTATTACAGTAGTAATTATGACTATTTTTTCATAGCTTACCTTTCCTTTAGTAAGTTCATTAAAATAGTTGCCTGTAGTAGCTGTTAAAGCTATTGATGTAGTTAAACATGCCAATGTAACACATATAGCTAGTGCTATTGAACCAAATCCACCTAATGTACTTGCAGCAATATTCATTACTAACTGAGTTTTAGTTATATTCTGTGGAAAAACTGTATTTGCTGTAGCACCAAGATATAATAGTCCTCCATAGACAAAAGCCAAACCTAAAGCAGCTATTAGAGATGATTTAAAAGCTAATTTCATTTGAACTTTTGGTTCTTTGTATCCTTTATCCACAAGACTTTTTAAAACTATCCCAGCCATAAGTATAGATCCCATAGCATCCATAGTTTGATATCCACCTACAAACCCAGTAGAAAAAGCACTTTTTATAAAAGGTACCCCTGGCTTTGCTATAGGTGAACTTATGCCTTTAAATATTATGAGTGCTAAGACTCCTAATAAAATTGGTGTTAATATTTTACCAATCTTATCTACTATCTCTGATGGTTTCAATACAAAAAACAAAGTTATTGAAAAATAAATTATAGAAAATATAATGGAATTTAATCCTGGGAAAATTTGCTTTATACCCATCTCAAAAGTAGTGGCACCAGTTCTTGGAATAGCTAAAAAAGGTCCAATGCAAAGAACTATTATAGTTCCCAATATTTTACTAAATGTAGGACTCACTTTGCTACACAACTTATCAATACTTCCTCCAGCTCTAGATACGGCCATAATTCCTAAAAGTGGCATTCCTATCCCTGTTAAGAAAAACCCTACTGTAGATAACATCCATTTTGAACCAGATTGCATTCCTAATTCTGGTGGAAATATTAAATTACCCGCCCCAAAAAACATAGCAAATAACGCTAATCCTACCACCAACGCATCCTTATTCTTTTTGCTCACAATAAATACACCCCCAAAAATACTACACGTTCTAGATAAAGAATTAACTTATTAATTTTTTATCTATTTTTAAAATTTTCTGTATATTCTCTGTTTAAATTTTCACATTTTAACTCTGTATATTATCACATCTCAACAACTTATATATATAGTTATATCAAAATATATGAATCAGTTCAAGTTATTTCTTTCATTTTTTTGCAAAATATATTTGGAAAAAATGTTAAAGTTAAATAATACATACGTAATTATTTCAAAACTCAACTACTATTTTTATGTTTATTAGTGTATAATTTATGATGTAATACGATTAAACTCATATATTATACAATTTCATATATTTGGAGGGAATTTTATGGAATTACCTGAACCTAACATAGTAGAAATAGATACCTTTAAAATAATAGGCACTAAATATTTTGGTAAAAATCAACATAATGAGATAAATAAACTTTGGCAAGATTTTTATCCAAGAATTAAAGAAATTAAAAATAGAATAACTGTAAATAAAAGCTACGGAATATGTGAATTGTTCCCTGGTAGTTCTAAATTTTACTATATATCTTCTGTAAAGGTTGCCAATTCTGAGAAAGTTCCAGAAAATATGGTATGTAAAATAATACCTTATTCTAAATATGCCTTGTTTACTCATAAGGGATCTTTAAATAGTCTCGGTCAAACTTACGAATATATATATGGAATATGGCTTCCCAACTCACCTTACGAGCACTCAATATTACCCGATATAGAAGAATATGATAACACCTATTGTAGAGATAATCTTGAGGAATGTGTTATTAACATATACATACCTATTAAGTAAATAATTAAAATTACGGCACTTTCTTTTATATAAAAGAAAATGCCGTAATTTTAATTATTTATCATCCCAAAATTCTTCTAATATTTTTATAATGCCCCTTTCATCCTTTTTAAAAATAGTACGCCAATGCTTAGGAAACAAGCTTCTATAAGTAGATGTGCCAAATCTAGTATCTATAAGAAGTACCACGCCTTTATCACTTTCCCTTCTTATTACTCTTCCCGCTGCTTGCATAACTTTATTCATTCCAGGATATATATATGAGTATTGAAATCCTTTGGAATTCTTTTCATTATAATAATCTCTTATTAAATCCCTTTCTACACAAATTTGAGGCATACCAACTCCTACTACCACCGCTCCTATTAGCTTATCTCCTGTCAAATCTATTCCTTCTCCAAACATTCCACCCATTACAACAAATCCTACTAAAGTATCGTTCTTTCCTTCATCAAACATTTTTAAAAAATTTTCTTTTTCCTCTTCTTCCATACTATATTCCTGTTTTACACATTGAATTTCTAAATTTAAGTCAATAAATTTTTGGTATAGTACTTCCATATATTCATAGGAAGGTACAAACACTAAATAATTTCCCTTTTTAGATTTAATTACATTATATATATCCTGTACCACTTGGTCATATGTATACTTTCTTTGAGAATATTTAGTTGAAATTCTATTGTCTACCACTAAGCATAAATTATTCTCTGGGAATGGTGATTTAAGCCTTAATTTATAACTTTCACCACTACCATTAAGCACGTTCATATAATAATCTATCGGAGCTAAAGTAGCAGAAAAGAATATAGTGGATTTAACTACTTTCCCAAAGGCTTCTATAAATTTAGATGGATCTAAACAAAATAACTTCAATACAATATCATTTTTTTCTTTCTTAAAATAACTTACATACTGCTCTCCATACCATTCACAAACCTTACAAAATCTATAAACATTAAAATATACCTCTAAAAGCTCATCTTTAAACTCCCACTCTTCTTCCTTACTCAACCATTTATCACATATGCTTAAAAACTTTCTAGATAAAGAATAAATATCTTCCGGTAAATTTTTACTTATATAATACTCTTCCTCCACCTCCTTTTTATTTTTAAGAAAAAAGGAATTTATTTTACTTAAATTTTTATATAAATCTGGTATTTTTTCTTTTACAATCTTTTTTAAATCCATCATAGTTTTTTTGCTTAATTCAGCCGAATACATCTCTCTACTTCTATCTACTAAATTGTGTGCTTCATCTACTAAAATTACATAATCATTGTAAGAATCAAAAAATCTTCTTAAATAGACTCTAGGATCAAATACATAATTATAGTCACAAATTATACAATCAGCCCAATTACATAAATCAAGAGAGAATTCAAAAGGACATACTTCATATTTCTCAGCATACATTTTAATTTTTTCATCATCTATTAAATTTTCTTTTTGAAAAATTTCTTCTATGGCATCAGTAACCCTGTCATAATGCCCTTTTGCATAAGGACATATATCCGGATCGCAATTTTTATCTTTAAAACATATCTTTTCTTTAGAAGTTAATGAAACAGATTTTAATTTAAGACCATTTTCTAGCATATAATTCATAGTATTTTCTGCAGCTATTTTCCCCATATTTTTAGCTGTCAAGTAAAATATTTTAGAACATATTCCCTCTCCCATTCCTTTTATACTTGGAAATAAAGTAGCTAAAGTTTTTCCTGTACCCGTTGGTGCTTCTGCAAATAATTTTTTACCTTTCTTTATGGTTTTATATACTCCTATAGCAAACTCTCTCTGACCTTTTCTATAATTATTAAAGGGAAATTTTAAATCTTTTATAGAATTATCTCTAACACATCTCCAGTTTTGCCTCATCTTTGCATATTTTAAATATCTATTTAACATTCCATAAAAAAAGTCTTTTAATTCCTCAAAAGAAAACTCTTTTATAAATGTTTTTATATCTTCATTTACGAAAGAATAATAGGTAAGTTGAACCTTTATACTAGTTAAAGAATTTTCATCTGCATATATAAATCCATAGCATTTAGCCTGTGCCCAATGAGCTAAATTAAAATCCTCATATATTTCTTCTAAAGGTCTTGTGGTGGTTTTTATTTCATCAATTACAACTTCATTTTCTAAAATTATTACCCCATCAGCTCTTCCACTTATCTCTATTTTTATATCATCTATATCTGAAGTATGACATAGGTAAAATTCCTTGTTATAATTTTCTCCACCTTTCTTTTGAATTTTTTGGTGAATTTTTATTGCATCTACATTTCTAGATGCTCCTTTAAAACTAGATATCAAATCTCCTCTTCTATATAAAAATTCTACTAAATCCCTCACTGAAACTTTTATTATATGGCTACTATCCATGTGGTAATTCCTCCAATTTTTAAAAAGGTAAATAAAATATAAAAAGCGGTAAGTATTCCTTAAACCCGCATTTTATACCCTTTCTTTATTTAATTAAAATACAAAATTTTATTTTTTAATGAAATAATA
The DNA window shown above is from Haloimpatiens massiliensis and carries:
- a CDS encoding ATP-dependent DNA helicase, yielding MDSSHIIKVSVRDLVEFLYRRGDLISSFKGASRNVDAIKIHQKIQKKGGENYNKEFYLCHTSDIDDIKIEISGRADGVIILENEVVIDEIKTTTRPLEEIYEDFNLAHWAQAKCYGFIYADENSLTSIKVQLTYYSFVNEDIKTFIKEFSFEELKDFFYGMLNRYLKYAKMRQNWRCVRDNSIKDLKFPFNNYRKGQREFAIGVYKTIKKGKKLFAEAPTGTGKTLATLFPSIKGMGEGICSKIFYLTAKNMGKIAAENTMNYMLENGLKLKSVSLTSKEKICFKDKNCDPDICPYAKGHYDRVTDAIEEIFQKENLIDDEKIKMYAEKYEVCPFEFSLDLCNWADCIICDYNYVFDPRVYLRRFFDSYNDYVILVDEAHNLVDRSREMYSAELSKKTMMDLKKIVKEKIPDLYKNLSKINSFFLKNKKEVEEEYYISKNLPEDIYSLSRKFLSICDKWLSKEEEWEFKDELLEVYFNVYRFCKVCEWYGEQYVSYFKKEKNDIVLKLFCLDPSKFIEAFGKVVKSTIFFSATLAPIDYYMNVLNGSGESYKLRLKSPFPENNLCLVVDNRISTKYSQRKYTYDQVVQDIYNVIKSKKGNYLVFVPSYEYMEVLYQKFIDLNLEIQCVKQEYSMEEEEKENFLKMFDEGKNDTLVGFVVMGGMFGEGIDLTGDKLIGAVVVGVGMPQICVERDLIRDYYNEKNSKGFQYSYIYPGMNKVMQAAGRVIRRESDKGVVLLIDTRFGTSTYRSLFPKHWRTIFKKDERGIIKILEEFWDDK
- a CDS encoding GyrI-like domain-containing protein codes for the protein MELPEPNIVEIDTFKIIGTKYFGKNQHNEINKLWQDFYPRIKEIKNRITVNKSYGICELFPGSSKFYYISSVKVANSEKVPENMVCKIIPYSKYALFTHKGSLNSLGQTYEYIYGIWLPNSPYEHSILPDIEEYDNTYCRDNLEECVINIYIPIK
- the brnQ gene encoding branched-chain amino acid transport system II carrier protein — its product is MSKKNKDALVVGLALFAMFFGAGNLIFPPELGMQSGSKWMLSTVGFFLTGIGMPLLGIMAVSRAGGSIDKLCSKVSPTFSKILGTIIVLCIGPFLAIPRTGATTFEMGIKQIFPGLNSIIFSIIYFSITLFFVLKPSEIVDKIGKILTPILLGVLALIIFKGISSPIAKPGVPFIKSAFSTGFVGGYQTMDAMGSILMAGIVLKSLVDKGYKEPKVQMKLAFKSSLIAALGLAFVYGGLLYLGATANTVFPQNITKTQLVMNIAASTLGGFGSIALAICVTLACLTTSIALTATTGNYFNELTKGKVSYEKIVIITTVISAILANVGVEKIVRLSMPVLVAVYPITIVLIVMNMFDNLIQNKGAYIGAVYGALFVSLFDAMSALGFNTSFIGKFMNIIPLSEQGFAWIVPSIIGAILFSLMKQKEKGLIEE